The stretch of DNA tcaatgcatttgataagaggatctgagaaaatccaaTAAGGAGTCATGTGAACTTTGAAAATGGCATATCAAATTGCTACAAAgttttgtcaaaattttgacagtgaactTAGTCATTcgaaaaaagagaaaaaaagcTTTTTGTTAAACTGgaagaattattttggtttacgtagtcatctcgctcaagagaacaacaaaaaatatttgtggtATGAATTgtcacgtggtataaaggtcatctggacgtgactcCCTATGGAattttgtcagatcctctttttaacggagtggttatgaggatctgtattttaatcagattgtggaACTTAAAAGTTGTGGCACAACCAATTGTTGTCTATGGTTCATATGAGTGTGACTTTCTGTGTTTCCTCCACTACTGTACTTTACTCCTACATGAAGGGAAATCAAACGTAAAATCATTCAACACCAGTAAATGTAGTAAGTATACTGTTCAATATCCTTGGACTTTACTATTTAATATGTAAAGAGTCCTTTGAAGCAATTTTTTTCACCTATTATTGAAATTATATGCATACTTTTTTGTCTGTACATTGTGCATTTATTTCGTTGTTAGGTAAAGTTCTCTTTAGGATGCCGTAATTCCTTTTAGATACACacatgattgttatttttttatctattttgaaaaaaaaacatgaatagCTTTATTGGTATAATGGTTTCATTATTAGGTAGGTTCGTGTTGAGGAAGCCGTCGTATCTTTTTTAGTTAAACACATAATTACTTTTTTAACCTagtaatttaaaaagaaaagttctaaagatacatttttatgttgcaCAAGTTTCGTTGTTTTTTAGTAATAAATGAATCGTTATACTTACACTTATTATTACTCACCATTGTTAATATTAAAACTagtgttttttattgtttacgGATTTCATTGTTAggtatgttttttttgttgttattacTTTGGTGTCTAGTTTGATTAACATGATCATCCGCATTAAGGTCTTTGAAGATGTTGTGTTCATGAGACCCAATAAAATGCCGAGATAGCCAGGAGAAGAAAGGAGATACCCATGCCGCTTGCTGAGTCGGTAGAACACTCTTCAGAGACAATTGCCTGTTTCGACTGATGGAAGCAGGTAACTGGAGTGGAAGCGTCGGTCGTGTCCCGGATAAAGGAAGACTTCACGTTTGTCCAGAAGGTAGACTGCCTTCTTGCAATGGTCCCCCTGCAGCATCAAACCTATATAATGATTTACACTTTCTTTTTTCGAATTACTCGGACACTTATGTAATAACCTATGCATTTTGATTAAGATTTGATTTTTAACCTAAACAATGATGATTGGAAAGCCAGTGGTTTTAAATATCTAATCATGGACTGCTAAAACGGTGGTACTATTTTCGTGTACAGAAAATATTTGGTATCttattattgataatgaaaaacaaaatgaaaatctgATAAATTATAATGTGCCGACGGAGTGAAACGAATTGAAAAACAGTATAATTGATGAGAAGGGAATTTCCAGGTTTTGAATGTTGACCGATCacgtggtagtttctgctcttgctcaGCGTTCAGAATcaagggaatgggacgactggttcgcccgttgtcagtataatgtgaccgagtggaatgtgttgcttggtgtcttcggcggcatacgtcagtgatatagcattataaaaaggacaatagttccacCATAtatgaagacacaacacgaacatacccagtctcccaaaacacgcacctcgcacttcccACACGCTACACATTGCATACATGACTCtgactgtaaataggacgttaattaatcaaaaaaaaaaaaaaaaaaaaaaaaaaaaatgaaacacgGACTTTCgttatatgatatttattaatttgaaatctAAATTGAATGTGAAACCTGGGTTCAATAACCCAGTAAACGAACAGTCTCAAATTTTTCTTCTATATTTTGCTGAATAATTGGCACATAAATCGTCGTCATTTTATATGTTTAATGATTCTGCTTTCCGTTTCAGCGGTTATAACCCGTTTTCATTTAATTGAAAACAGGAATCCTAGGTAACAATATCCAATATGATTAGTCAAACAAATGCGATAATAAAATGCCGAGTTATGGCAATTCATaccacttttaaaaatatattgaagaaTTACAAGCACCATAGCAGGATATGTCTCACTATGGAAACGTAGATTCTTGATATGGAAAGAAATATGCAATAAGTATTATTCtttaaacaaaaaagaaaacaaaagaaaaaaagaaaaggaaacaGATAATCAGTCACGTGATACTAACCGGAAGTAGATGTGTCCAACACGTGTTGACGGTGCAATCCACGTGAATGTCCTATTGTAGATGTGCGCATGCGCCTTATGAACGACAGAGCTCTTAAACAGAAAAGAATTAAAGAAATAGCATTAAACGATTACCTATATAAAAGTTCTTGTGAAAAGGGTACTCTGAAAAGATCCTGAGATTGTTCTCTAATCATAAGAATATTTACGGAATAATGAAAATATGGCCGTTTAttgagatttttattaaaattacattattcTTATGATTTATACAACATATCAGATATACTTGTTATTTCTACACCACTCTATTTCCGAGTATACATTGTTGCGATTGCTTATACATCAATCTACGACAAAACTTCTTACTACATCCATCGTGGATTTATGGGATAAAGAATTAATTCTAATCATATGGACAAAAATAACAAGTTTTCGAGGCGAtatgcccctttatcaagacacacattGTAGAACGAACACACAGAAAAATCatatataattgtaataaaattatccgcaaaacatttaatttcaagATTGCGCTTTATCGCTATTATTTTCACACACAAAAGTTGCGTCTCGCGAATATAAACCTCTTTGCAGTAAGTGTTACTTTACTTACGTTTGCGCCCCCTTGACAGTCCATTAGACCGAGGAAGTCCTCGGAACTACCGAGCACAAACGTCCCTAAAGCTTCCTCGTAATTTACCACATCACACCTAGCTCTCCTCGCCTGGATTATCAGACCTTCAAAAAACTCGATGTCCGGATTGTTGTCTGTAGTGTTGACGAAAACTGAAACACAGCAATGTAAAATATCCATTCTAATCtcttagagttacttccctttgttttaatCCGTTAATCCGTCTGTACAGCCGGAATATAAGAAGGGCAGTAAGAATGACAGAACGGACGTAAGGAAAGTAACTCTGAATGATAAGAATGTCAGTATTGGTggagtgaaacaaaggaaaGTATttctgatagatcagaatatcagtactgacggagtgaaatgaagggagataactctgatcGATCAGAATATCAGTACTTaaggagtgaaacgaagggagataactatgatAGAAAAAAtgtcagtactgacggagtgaaacgaagggagataactctgataGATTAGAATGTCAGTACTGACGGGGTGAaaagaagggaagtaactctgatagattcAGAATatcagtactgacggagtgaaacgaagggagataactatgatAGATCAGAATatcagtactgacggagtgaaacgaagggagataactctgatcGATCAGAATatcagtactgacggagtgaaacgaagggagataactatgatAGAAAAAATGTCAGTACTGAaacgaagggagataactctgatagatcagaatgtCAGTAatgacggagtgaaacgaagggaagtaactctaatagATCAGAATCTCAGTAatgacggagtgaaacgaagggaagtaactctgatagatcagaatatCAGtacttaaaggcccaatatccgcatctttcttattttttcatgatttaggagaatgttgaaaaaagaatcctgttgtaaatcatgcagagacaggactaaatcgaagtcaagatgagcgattatgattcggaatactttgataaaaatcaaataaatattaaacatcgctaggtgggtcccacttagtcaaacaagccgaagttagccgacattgtaacgtcgttgccgagaacgtcatgtgactaccgttactacgtaacgtctgtccgaactcttctgaaaacgggtcatgaactttccgacttccgttcggaaTCGTAACTCTATGCGACCATAAAACGAAggatgtttacatgtatcgactttcataACTGCTGTactaaagttattaaaaaaaaattaaaatattctttataaTGATTTCAACTAATCTACAAAgtaacaatatcggagtcgaagttacttgaaattttgttgaatgttACATATAGTGTGCTTtacggagtgaaacgaagggagataactctgatagatcagaatgtCAGTAatgacggagtgaaacgaagggagataactctgatagatcagaatgtCAGTAatgacggagtgaaacgaagggagataactatgatagatcagaatgtcagtactgacggagtgaaacgaagggagataactctgacagatcagaATGTCAGTAatgacggagtgaaacgaagggagataactatgatAGATCAGAATGTCAGTAatgacggagtgaaacgaagggagataactctgatagatcagaatgtCAGTAatgacggagtgaaacgaagggaagtaactctgacagatcagaATGTCAGTAatgacggagtgaaacgaagggagataactatgatAGATCAGAATGTCAGTAatgacggagtgaaacgaagggaagtaactctgatagattcAGAATGTCAGTAAtgacggagtgaaacaaagggaagtaactctgatagattcAGAATGTCAGTAATGACGGAGAGaaaggaagggaagtaactctgatagattaGAAAGTCAGCCCTGATGGAGTGAATCGAAGGGAATTAACACTGAGAAATCAGAATTGCAGTACTAATCAATTTTAAGGAAGGGAAGCAACTTAAACAGATCAGAATGTAATtgtaaaaacacaacaaaaagtATGAAACCTAAATAAAATCTTCTATATACATGAACATGGTCTCTTGCAGATAAAAGTAAAATTCATATCATGCAGTACTCATTTACTTCGATCATACATAAATTCCGAGTTAAAACGTCACCGGCCATTCTAATTTAGAGTTACGTCCCTTCGGAATAAAATCGATGGGGAGTAACTCTTGTTAAGTGAAACAGAACCCCAGATAAATCGTATTAGGAATAAGGTACGGAGTGTTGATCTAAATGTCACGTGGCTTCGACTTACCTGTAATTTCCTCCCCGGGGCTATAGGTATTCTTATTGACGATGATAGTAAACGGAGACTCCGAAGATTGGGCATCAGCTCCGTGGATAGGAAACATGCTCACACATGCACCTACGGGTGGACCGAGACTGAATCCGAAACTGGATTCCATGAGGAAATCACCGTACAACAGCACTAACAACAGCACGCGCATCTAAATAAAGGACATATCGGGGAAAATCATGAAAGGTTGTGAGCAAGAAAGAATACTTCTTAACATGAATTTCACGTAAACCGGGCCATAAAAGTGAATTTCGCATGAAAACTTCTACTTCACATTCACCGATAGAGCATAACTATAcccatcatttaaacaataccTGGTATtttatcttgtatatatacgtcttatcaacataaaaaaaataataataataaaatcactTTTGGCGCATGCACtttcagtacttcattcaatataggactgtgccacggatttttttcgggatgcaattaaataattttaat from Argopecten irradians isolate NY chromosome 15, Ai_NY, whole genome shotgun sequence encodes:
- the LOC138308669 gene encoding putative defense protein 3; its protein translation is MRVLLLVLLYGDFLMESSFGFSLGPPVGACVSMFPIHGADAQSSESPFTIIVNKNTYSPGEEITVFVNTTDNNPDIEFFEGLIIQARRARCDVVNYEEALGTFVLGSSEDFLGLMDCQGGANSSVVHKAHAHIYNRTFTWIAPSTRVGHIYFRGTIARRQSTFWTNVKSSFIRDTTDASTPVTCFHQSKQAIVSEECSTDSASGMGISFLLLAISAFYWVS